A genomic window from Slackia heliotrinireducens DSM 20476 includes:
- a CDS encoding methyltransferase family protein, whose protein sequence is MGVLFIPMFIAGLVMVAKAPDLLRKRLNMRENESEQRAVVALSGLMFVVAFVLAGLNFRFGWCVLPWGASIAGVAVFLISYVLYAEVLRENAYLSRTVEVQEGQRVVDTGLYGIVRHPMYAVTTLLFLAMPVVLGSLPSLVVMCAYIPIIVKRIRNEESVLEQGLSGYREYEGRVRYRLVPFIW, encoded by the coding sequence ATGGGCGTGCTTTTCATCCCCATGTTCATAGCGGGGCTGGTTATGGTTGCGAAGGCCCCGGACCTGCTGCGGAAGCGGCTGAACATGCGGGAGAACGAGAGCGAGCAGCGCGCCGTGGTGGCGTTGAGCGGCCTCATGTTCGTGGTCGCTTTCGTGCTGGCGGGGCTTAACTTCCGATTCGGATGGTGCGTGCTGCCTTGGGGCGCAAGCATCGCGGGTGTCGCGGTGTTCCTGATCTCGTACGTGCTGTATGCCGAGGTGCTTCGCGAAAACGCCTACCTTTCACGCACGGTGGAAGTACAAGAGGGGCAGCGTGTGGTGGACACCGGGCTCTATGGCATCGTGCGGCATCCCATGTACGCCGTGACCACATTGCTGTTTTTGGCGATGCCGGTGGTGCTGGGCTCGCTGCCGTCGCTGGTGGTCATGTGCGCGTACATTCCCATTATAGTCAAGCGCATCCGAAACGAAGAATCGGTGCTTGAACAGGGACTATCCGGATATAGGGAATACGAAGGCCGCGTGCGGTACCGCCTGGTTCCGTTCATCTGGTAG
- a CDS encoding YkvA family protein, which yields MAQQFSMEWARDILNKGMAKAQSIVEDPAQVEELLAKLQEKMNGLPDTVSAAFTNVPVMAAMVKSYITREYTDVSPKVIVSLVGAFLYLVKQKDIIPDDIPVVGFADDLVIATFVMAINEPELRAFSEWRDARAAAAAEDVQSVEPVEIIDVPIAEA from the coding sequence ATGGCACAGCAGTTTTCTATGGAATGGGCGCGCGACATCCTGAACAAGGGCATGGCGAAGGCGCAGAGCATCGTCGAGGATCCGGCCCAGGTCGAAGAGCTTTTGGCGAAGCTCCAGGAGAAGATGAACGGCCTGCCCGACACCGTTTCGGCGGCGTTCACGAACGTGCCGGTGATGGCTGCCATGGTGAAAAGCTACATCACCAGGGAATACACCGATGTATCGCCGAAGGTCATCGTGTCGCTGGTGGGTGCCTTCCTCTACCTGGTGAAACAGAAGGACATCATCCCCGATGACATCCCGGTCGTTGGTTTTGCAGATGACCTTGTCATCGCCACGTTCGTCATGGCCATCAACGAGCCCGAGCTTCGTGCGTTCTCCGAATGGCGCGACGCCCGCGCGGCTGCTGCGGCCGAGGACGTGCAGAGCGTCGAACCCGTTGAGATCATCGATGTGCCGATTGCCGAGGCATAG
- a CDS encoding formate--tetrahydrofolate ligase has product MEYKSDIEIAQECEMLPIEEVAKKAGIDWGTCEPYGHYKAKVDIHSYKDAPMKGKLILVTAINPTPAGEGKTTTSVGLHDALCKTGRSSMLALREPSLGPVFGVKGGAAGGGYAQVVPMEDINLHFTGDFHAIGAANNLLAAMLDNHIKQGNELDIDLNNVIWRRCVDMNDRQLRNVVDGLGSAADGVAREDGFDITVASEIMAVFCLATDLADLKERLGRIIVAYSRSGKPVTAADLNAQGAMTALLKDAIKPNLVQTLEGNPAFVHGGPFANIAHGCNTVQATTTALKMADYVVTEAGFGADLGAEKFLDIKCRMAGLVPSCVVIVATVRALKYNGGVAKADLNNENLEALEAGLPNLLQHVGNIQNVYGLPAVVAINAFPTDTQAELELVQAKCKELGVNAVLAEHWAKGGEGAIALADEVVRACEQPADFRFSYDVEDSIEEKLNAIATKVYHADGVDFTPKAKKQLDQLVALGLDKLPICVAKTQYSFTDDQTKLGAPRDFRITVRNLKISAGAGFIVALTGEIMTMPGLPKRPAAERIDVTPEGKIVGLF; this is encoded by the coding sequence GTGGAGTACAAATCCGACATCGAGATCGCGCAGGAATGCGAGATGCTGCCCATCGAAGAGGTGGCGAAAAAAGCCGGCATCGATTGGGGCACCTGCGAACCTTACGGCCACTACAAGGCCAAGGTGGACATCCATTCTTACAAGGATGCGCCCATGAAGGGCAAGCTCATCCTGGTCACGGCGATCAACCCTACGCCGGCAGGCGAGGGCAAGACCACCACGAGCGTCGGCCTGCACGACGCGCTGTGCAAGACGGGCCGAAGCTCCATGCTGGCGCTGCGCGAGCCTTCGCTGGGCCCTGTGTTCGGCGTCAAGGGCGGCGCTGCAGGCGGCGGATACGCCCAGGTCGTTCCCATGGAGGACATCAACCTGCACTTCACCGGCGACTTCCATGCCATCGGAGCCGCCAACAACCTGCTCGCGGCCATGCTGGACAACCACATCAAGCAGGGCAACGAGCTTGACATCGATTTGAACAACGTCATCTGGCGCCGCTGCGTCGACATGAACGACCGCCAGCTGCGCAACGTGGTGGACGGTTTGGGTTCGGCCGCAGACGGCGTGGCCCGCGAGGACGGCTTCGACATCACCGTAGCCTCCGAGATCATGGCCGTGTTCTGCCTGGCCACCGACCTGGCCGACCTCAAGGAGCGCCTGGGCCGCATCATCGTGGCCTACAGCCGCTCGGGCAAACCCGTGACCGCCGCCGACCTGAACGCCCAGGGCGCCATGACGGCCCTGCTCAAGGATGCCATCAAGCCGAACCTGGTGCAGACCCTCGAAGGCAATCCCGCCTTCGTGCACGGCGGCCCCTTCGCCAACATCGCCCACGGCTGCAACACCGTTCAGGCTACCACCACGGCCCTCAAGATGGCCGACTACGTGGTCACCGAGGCCGGCTTCGGCGCTGACCTGGGAGCCGAGAAGTTCTTGGACATCAAATGCCGCATGGCGGGGCTCGTTCCGTCCTGCGTCGTGATTGTGGCCACCGTCCGCGCCCTGAAGTACAACGGCGGCGTGGCCAAGGCCGATCTGAACAACGAGAACCTCGAGGCCCTGGAGGCCGGCCTGCCCAACCTGCTGCAGCACGTCGGCAACATCCAGAACGTCTACGGCCTGCCCGCCGTGGTGGCCATCAACGCGTTCCCGACGGACACCCAGGCCGAGTTGGAACTCGTCCAAGCCAAGTGCAAGGAGCTCGGCGTGAACGCCGTTCTGGCCGAGCATTGGGCCAAGGGCGGCGAAGGCGCCATCGCCCTGGCGGACGAGGTCGTTCGCGCCTGCGAACAGCCCGCTGACTTCCGTTTCAGCTACGACGTCGAGGACTCCATCGAGGAGAAGCTCAACGCCATCGCCACCAAGGTCTACCATGCCGACGGCGTGGACTTCACCCCGAAGGCCAAAAAGCAGCTCGACCAGCTGGTGGCTTTGGGCCTGGACAAGCTGCCCATCTGCGTCGCCAAGACCCAGTACTCCTTCACGGACGACCAGACCAAACTGGGTGCACCGCGCGACTTCCGCATCACGGTGCGCAACCTGAAGATCTCTGCCGGCGCCGGCTTCATCGTGGCGCTCACCGGCGAGATCATGACCATGCCCGGTCTGCCCAAGCGTCCCGCAGCCGAGCGCATCGACGTGACTCCCGAGGGCAAGATCGTCGGCCTGTTCTAA
- a CDS encoding lysine exporter LysO family protein, which produces MNDLILYLGMTIAGYALGARMRRSGMRASWVSGMLGAVIMLVVFAMGLRIGANQDVVSNLNLIGLYALITVLSALLFTIVGLALLRRALKLDRHGILADSESLESTLRQPQAIPADDGSAAGIDPATIRIVCSVAAGVAIGWACSTFAHVPFETLNGYAGVAIRVGLCVLLVLIGLDLGLEGTVIRNIRNAGLRVLAVPFVTVAATLAALAVCSIFLPLSLRECLAIGAGFGWYSLAPGIIMDQGYITAGAVSFMHNILRELLSIITIPLVARHVGYIESTGLAGAAAMDVCLPVVEQSTNGITTVYAFVSGVVLSVLVPVLVPLFI; this is translated from the coding sequence GTGAACGACCTTATCCTCTATCTTGGCATGACGATTGCCGGCTATGCGCTGGGCGCACGCATGCGGCGCAGCGGCATGCGTGCGTCGTGGGTGAGCGGCATGCTGGGGGCCGTGATCATGCTGGTGGTCTTCGCCATGGGCCTGCGCATCGGCGCCAACCAGGACGTGGTGAGCAACCTCAACCTCATCGGGCTGTATGCGCTCATCACGGTGCTGTCGGCCCTTTTGTTCACCATCGTCGGCCTTGCTCTGCTGCGGCGCGCGCTCAAGCTGGATCGGCACGGCATACTCGCCGACTCCGAAAGCCTTGAGAGCACCCTGCGGCAACCGCAGGCGATTCCTGCTGACGACGGCTCCGCCGCAGGCATCGATCCCGCCACCATCCGCATCGTATGCTCCGTTGCGGCCGGCGTCGCCATCGGTTGGGCCTGCTCGACCTTCGCCCACGTTCCCTTCGAGACGCTCAACGGCTACGCAGGCGTCGCCATCCGCGTCGGACTGTGCGTGCTGCTGGTGCTTATCGGCCTTGACCTGGGATTGGAGGGCACCGTCATACGCAACATCCGCAATGCCGGCCTGCGGGTCCTGGCCGTTCCCTTCGTCACCGTTGCTGCGACACTGGCTGCCCTTGCCGTGTGCAGCATCTTTCTGCCGCTGTCGCTGCGGGAATGCCTGGCCATCGGCGCCGGATTCGGGTGGTACAGTCTGGCTCCCGGCATCATAATGGACCAGGGGTACATCACGGCAGGCGCCGTGTCGTTCATGCACAACATCCTGCGCGAGCTGCTGTCCATCATCACGATTCCCCTGGTGGCGCGCCATGTCGGTTACATCGAGAGCACAGGTCTTGCAGGCGCAGCGGCAATGGACGTGTGCCTGCCCGTGGTCGAGCAGTCCACCAACGGCATCACCACGGTCTACGCCTTCGTAAGCGGCGTGGTCCTGTCGGTGCTGGTGCCAGTGCTGGTCCCCTTGTTTATCTAG
- a CDS encoding DUF6273 domain-containing protein, producing the protein MARCAKCGASMRDGSSFCPNCGEPVSGDYLNGIAPQPAGIAPARYHELKRRKQVSGLIMAVFVLALGIGALGVGWITIHAGSDTEEEATVPETQAEPEAEQEAAVEAPAEEPVEEEEQTGEVEVKNSVEEYTWEELSTIADEISAATSASDAMDIAIGYNLTNSDGTLDGTQTKSVKLSNGSTVDVQIIGFYHDNLADSGRAGITFMFSESIDKRGMNSSGENNGGWKSSDLRGWLNSDGLAMLPEDLQSEIKTVIKSTNNTGMASEASVVTSTEDKLWLLALTEIVGECGEEYEMRDIYNAEGSQYQFFENVTMSPFYESNYDALSYMVRKYDGYETAWWERTARPKADSDFFRVGTDGYPDYGEAADDPVGVLPCFCL; encoded by the coding sequence ATGGCTCGTTGCGCAAAATGCGGCGCATCAATGAGGGACGGATCGTCGTTCTGCCCTAATTGCGGAGAACCCGTCTCCGGCGACTATTTGAACGGAATCGCACCTCAACCGGCGGGCATCGCGCCGGCCCGCTACCATGAGCTCAAGCGACGCAAGCAGGTTTCCGGCCTGATCATGGCCGTTTTCGTTTTGGCTTTGGGTATCGGTGCCCTCGGTGTCGGATGGATAACCATCCACGCCGGCTCGGATACCGAGGAAGAAGCCACGGTTCCTGAGACCCAGGCGGAACCCGAGGCTGAGCAGGAGGCTGCGGTGGAGGCTCCCGCCGAGGAACCGGTCGAAGAAGAGGAGCAGACCGGCGAGGTCGAGGTAAAGAACTCGGTCGAGGAATACACCTGGGAGGAGCTTTCGACCATTGCCGACGAGATATCTGCGGCAACTTCCGCAAGCGATGCCATGGACATCGCCATCGGCTACAACCTGACCAATTCCGACGGCACTTTGGACGGCACCCAGACGAAATCGGTGAAGCTGTCCAACGGCTCGACGGTGGACGTGCAGATCATTGGTTTCTACCATGACAACCTGGCCGATTCCGGCCGGGCGGGCATCACCTTCATGTTCAGCGAGTCCATCGACAAGCGGGGCATGAACTCATCCGGCGAGAACAACGGCGGGTGGAAGAGCAGTGATTTGCGCGGCTGGCTGAACTCCGACGGCCTGGCGATGCTGCCCGAGGACCTTCAGTCCGAAATCAAGACGGTTATCAAGTCGACGAACAACACGGGTATGGCCTCGGAAGCCTCGGTCGTGACCAGCACCGAAGACAAGCTGTGGCTGCTGGCGTTGACCGAGATCGTGGGCGAGTGCGGCGAGGAGTATGAGATGCGCGACATCTACAACGCCGAGGGCAGTCAGTACCAGTTCTTCGAGAACGTAACCATGTCGCCTTTCTACGAGAGTAACTACGATGCCTTGTCGTATATGGTGAGGAAGTACGACGGATACGAAACCGCCTGGTGGGAGAGGACCGCTCGCCCCAAGGCCGATTCCGACTTCTTCCGTGTGGGCACCGACGGCTATCCCGACTACGGCGAGGCCGCTGACGACCCGGTGGGCGTGCTGCCCTGCTTCTGCTTGTAG
- a CDS encoding PaaI family thioesterase yields the protein MLDQRILDTMMINVPAASMWRDNIRITEAQEPGFITFETDVPAELGNYRNGIHGGTAYTIGEIGCGFAMYSFNTNNVCQSANINFLKAVPCCTVVTKTEPIHKGRSTAVIRVSTYQKETGKLLFQSTHNMFLFGPVFEDVEQ from the coding sequence ATGCTTGACCAGCGCATTCTGGATACCATGATGATCAACGTCCCCGCTGCCTCGATGTGGCGCGACAACATCCGCATCACCGAGGCGCAGGAGCCCGGCTTCATCACCTTCGAAACGGATGTGCCTGCCGAACTGGGGAATTACCGCAACGGCATCCACGGCGGCACCGCCTACACCATCGGCGAGATCGGCTGCGGGTTCGCCATGTACTCCTTCAACACGAACAACGTGTGCCAGAGCGCGAACATCAACTTCCTGAAGGCCGTGCCGTGCTGCACCGTGGTGACGAAGACCGAGCCCATCCACAAGGGCCGCTCCACGGCGGTCATCCGCGTGTCAACCTATCAGAAGGAAACCGGCAAGCTGCTGTTCCAATCCACCCATAACATGTTCCTGTTCGGGCCCGTGTTCGAAGATGTGGAGCAGTAG
- a CDS encoding RHS repeat protein, with translation MPSTGLRSKLRTALAAALALSAVAAVVAVVLAGWEASGSDYALTSEEFPDNRVLAVMESFDTDGDGGLSREEAAAVTEVSVEGTEDLAFLALLPNVTTLAVSGTNIEFLNLSGANNLERLTLDCPALTEVTWGKTGQLAYVDVSGTKLAELDAAVLQAAAYLDVTGCENLAELNLSANSALETLRAMDTALTEVDVSGAAGLSAIEVDDDVAVVGLEATPIHEQWVPVHVTKVVSSSGGTSTYEYSLSLDEAGVATGYAESTVGVDDTSEQAVYEFNYDESGNIIGIWDVEAESMDVEFVYDDAGNVIRRTGVPTEYSYTYDDQGRLESFVSTGTVLTLAYDEAGRLASYTSSFGGRAVEYTYAYDAEGRVTGVSDSSDRPMEYTVDYDDNGACSSILIEGAVGSETYRFVRDEDGRLTNMTMETTGDFKQLGNVDGVQFEYNAAGQISGFTYENWNTEYTFAVEYERFFLGQGECVQATLGSFANPLWWTSEGLTWMNPERCVRTEGVISASMAR, from the coding sequence GTGCCCAGTACTGGTCTCCGGTCGAAGTTGCGTACGGCCCTCGCCGCCGCTCTGGCACTTTCGGCCGTGGCGGCGGTGGTCGCCGTCGTCTTGGCGGGATGGGAGGCTTCGGGTTCCGACTACGCCCTGACCAGCGAGGAGTTTCCCGATAACCGGGTGCTGGCCGTCATGGAGTCTTTCGACACCGACGGTGACGGCGGGCTTTCGCGTGAAGAGGCCGCCGCCGTGACCGAGGTGTCCGTCGAAGGGACGGAGGACCTGGCGTTTCTTGCTCTGCTTCCCAATGTGACCACGCTTGCCGTGTCGGGCACCAACATCGAGTTCTTGAATCTGAGCGGCGCGAACAACCTTGAGCGCCTGACGCTGGATTGTCCGGCGCTTACGGAAGTGACCTGGGGAAAGACCGGTCAGCTGGCATATGTGGACGTGTCGGGCACGAAACTTGCAGAACTGGACGCTGCCGTGCTTCAGGCGGCGGCGTATCTGGATGTGACCGGGTGCGAGAATCTTGCGGAGCTGAACCTTTCCGCCAACAGCGCTTTGGAGACGCTGCGGGCGATGGACACGGCTTTGACCGAAGTCGATGTGAGCGGGGCCGCGGGGCTTTCCGCAATCGAAGTTGACGACGACGTAGCGGTGGTAGGGCTTGAGGCCACGCCGATTCACGAGCAGTGGGTGCCTGTCCACGTGACGAAGGTCGTGTCGTCTTCTGGTGGAACCTCTACATACGAGTACTCGTTGAGTTTGGACGAGGCTGGGGTCGCCACGGGGTATGCGGAAAGCACCGTGGGCGTGGACGACACTTCTGAACAGGCAGTTTACGAGTTCAACTACGATGAATCCGGCAACATCATAGGCATTTGGGATGTCGAAGCCGAATCTATGGACGTGGAGTTCGTCTACGACGATGCGGGCAACGTCATTCGCCGCACGGGTGTGCCCACGGAATATTCCTACACCTACGACGATCAGGGGCGGTTGGAATCCTTCGTCTCGACAGGCACCGTCCTCACCCTCGCCTACGACGAAGCGGGCCGGCTTGCGTCCTACACCAGCAGTTTCGGCGGACGGGCGGTTGAATACACCTACGCCTACGACGCGGAGGGCAGGGTGACAGGCGTGAGCGATTCGTCTGACCGGCCGATGGAATATACCGTGGACTACGACGATAACGGCGCGTGCTCGTCCATCCTGATCGAAGGTGCCGTTGGAAGCGAAACCTACCGGTTCGTTCGCGATGAGGACGGCCGCCTGACGAACATGACGATGGAGACCACGGGCGACTTCAAACAGCTCGGCAATGTGGACGGCGTTCAATTCGAATACAACGCCGCAGGTCAGATCAGCGGATTTACCTACGAGAACTGGAACACCGAGTACACCTTCGCCGTGGAGTACGAGCGGTTCTTCCTGGGTCAGGGCGAATGCGTGCAGGCGACGCTGGGCAGCTTCGCCAATCCGCTGTGGTGGACGTCGGAGGGTCTGACCTGGATGAACCCCGAACGATGCGTCCGCACCGAGGGCGTCATTTCTGCGAGTATGGCACGCTAG
- a CDS encoding protein-ADP-ribose hydrolase translates to MQRHAEELKQLIRYLSEESGERIPADLDALDSQQLWNTFRGLVNVRMPRRASSGFYAMQDALLQAIIQEDGVTDAATLPRTALDQRLSVWQGDITRLRADAIVNAANSQMLGCWAKCHSCIDNVIHTYAGVQLREECDRIMRAQGENEPTGHAKVTGAYNLPSKHVIHTVGPIAQGHPTARHRLQLAQCYTSCLDAAAATGCESIAFCGISTGVYGFPAEQAAPIAVDTVRDWLDRHPDVPMHVVFNVFGNRQLSIYQDILCM, encoded by the coding sequence ATGCAACGCCACGCCGAAGAGCTCAAGCAGCTGATACGCTACCTGTCCGAAGAGAGCGGCGAGCGCATTCCCGCAGATCTTGATGCGCTCGACTCTCAGCAGCTATGGAACACCTTCCGCGGCCTGGTCAACGTCCGCATGCCCAGACGCGCCTCGAGCGGATTCTACGCCATGCAGGACGCACTGCTCCAAGCGATCATCCAAGAGGACGGCGTAACCGACGCCGCGACGCTTCCCCGCACCGCGCTTGACCAGCGGCTTTCTGTGTGGCAGGGGGACATCACCCGCCTGCGCGCCGACGCCATCGTCAACGCGGCCAACAGCCAGATGCTGGGCTGCTGGGCCAAGTGCCACAGCTGCATCGACAACGTCATTCACACCTACGCAGGCGTGCAGCTGCGGGAGGAATGCGACCGCATCATGCGGGCCCAAGGGGAAAACGAACCCACCGGGCACGCCAAGGTGACCGGCGCCTACAATCTGCCGTCGAAGCATGTCATCCACACGGTGGGGCCCATCGCCCAGGGACATCCGACGGCGCGCCACCGCCTTCAGCTGGCCCAATGCTACACGTCCTGTCTGGATGCGGCCGCCGCGACGGGATGTGAATCCATCGCCTTCTGCGGCATCTCGACCGGCGTGTACGGGTTCCCCGCAGAGCAGGCGGCGCCTATCGCCGTAGACACCGTGCGCGATTGGCTCGACCGGCACCCCGATGTGCCCATGCACGTTGTGTTCAATGTGTTCGGCAACAGGCAACTCTCCATTTACCAGGATATCCTCTGCATGTAA
- a CDS encoding SIR2 family NAD-dependent protein deacylase, which yields MRNLRGFAVADDSPESVAGAIERLACALEEADAVAIGAGAGLSTSAGMVYDGDRFHTYFDDFETKYGFTDMYSGGFTRFETPEEQWAFWSRMIAMNRLVKAPGTAYTDLFELVKDKDYFVITTNVDHQFQLSGFDKQRLFYTQGDYGLLQCPLPCHRSTYENEDAVRAMLAAQGYTFAEDGTLTPPDDREPAMAVPTDLLPTCPKCGRPMAMNLRIDDTFVEDEGWRAASKRYADYLFAHRSGKVVYLELGVGMNTPGIIKYPFWRYAGANKHATFACINLGMAAAPEEIADQCILIDADIQQTLAKLLER from the coding sequence ATGAGAAACCTCCGCGGATTCGCAGTTGCAGACGACTCGCCCGAAAGCGTCGCCGGCGCAATCGAGCGACTCGCTTGCGCGCTTGAAGAAGCCGACGCCGTTGCCATCGGCGCCGGAGCCGGCCTGTCCACCTCCGCCGGCATGGTCTACGACGGAGACCGGTTCCACACGTACTTCGACGACTTCGAGACGAAATACGGCTTTACCGACATGTACAGCGGCGGGTTCACCCGGTTCGAAACGCCCGAGGAGCAATGGGCGTTCTGGAGCCGCATGATTGCCATGAACCGCCTGGTCAAAGCGCCGGGCACCGCCTACACCGACCTGTTTGAGCTCGTAAAGGACAAAGACTACTTCGTCATCACCACCAATGTCGACCACCAGTTCCAGCTGTCGGGCTTCGACAAGCAGCGTCTCTTCTACACCCAAGGCGACTACGGCCTGTTGCAGTGCCCGCTGCCCTGCCATCGCAGCACCTACGAAAACGAGGATGCGGTCCGCGCAATGCTCGCCGCTCAGGGCTACACCTTCGCCGAAGACGGCACGCTGACTCCTCCCGACGACCGCGAGCCGGCCATGGCCGTGCCGACGGACCTGCTTCCCACCTGTCCCAAATGCGGGCGCCCCATGGCTATGAACCTGCGCATCGACGACACCTTCGTCGAGGACGAAGGTTGGCGCGCCGCCAGCAAGCGGTATGCCGACTACCTGTTCGCGCATCGAAGCGGCAAGGTTGTGTACCTGGAGCTGGGCGTAGGCATGAACACGCCGGGCATCATCAAATACCCGTTCTGGCGCTACGCCGGAGCCAACAAGCACGCCACGTTCGCCTGCATCAACCTGGGCATGGCCGCAGCTCCCGAGGAAATCGCCGACCAGTGCATCCTTATCGATGCCGACATCCAGCAGACGCTGGCAAAGCTGCTGGAGCGTTGA
- a CDS encoding FAD:protein FMN transferase yields MDVIPLEDEYLFTPAGDPSKPHTAQFYAFNTEIVLSAFGDEETVRAGFADALAACRRFEHLFSRTLSHSDVTRINTAGGKPVSIAEDTARLLEASLGYCERSLGVFDITMGSVTRLWNFVQGVIPTEEERMGALSHVDWRGVHVRTCGDGFEAWLDDPLAAIDLGGTAKGFIADALVDLLDAAGIRHILVNLGGNVAVRGGKPGGEPYVVGVRNPKDPASMLCTVRIADGSVVTSGLYERAFELDGKRYCHILSPKDGLPISTDAESVTLIAARSADCDGFSTTLCALGIEDGLAYAKTLPEITGVVYIDAENNVRSWSR; encoded by the coding sequence ATGGATGTCATCCCGTTGGAGGACGAGTACCTTTTCACGCCGGCCGGCGACCCGTCCAAACCCCATACGGCGCAGTTCTACGCTTTCAATACCGAGATCGTCCTTTCGGCCTTCGGCGACGAGGAAACGGTCCGCGCCGGATTCGCCGACGCGCTTGCGGCGTGCCGGCGGTTCGAGCACCTGTTTTCACGTACGCTTTCGCACAGCGATGTGACCAGGATAAACACAGCAGGTGGAAAACCCGTCAGCATCGCGGAGGACACGGCTCGGCTTTTGGAGGCGAGCCTGGGGTATTGCGAGCGTTCCCTGGGCGTGTTCGACATCACCATGGGAAGCGTCACTCGTCTGTGGAACTTCGTCCAGGGCGTCATTCCGACGGAAGAGGAACGGATGGGGGCCCTGTCCCATGTCGATTGGCGAGGCGTCCATGTGCGAACGTGCGGCGACGGGTTCGAGGCCTGGCTGGACGACCCACTGGCCGCCATCGATCTGGGCGGCACGGCGAAGGGGTTCATCGCGGATGCCCTGGTCGACCTGCTTGATGCGGCGGGTATCAGGCACATATTAGTGAACCTGGGCGGCAACGTGGCGGTACGGGGCGGCAAGCCTGGCGGCGAGCCGTATGTGGTAGGTGTCCGCAACCCGAAGGATCCGGCGTCCATGTTGTGCACGGTGCGCATCGCAGACGGCTCGGTGGTCACGAGCGGCCTGTACGAGCGGGCCTTCGAGCTGGACGGCAAGCGGTATTGCCACATACTGAGCCCCAAAGACGGGCTTCCCATCAGCACCGATGCCGAAAGCGTCACGCTTATTGCGGCACGAAGCGCCGATTGCGACGGGTTCTCCACCACGTTGTGCGCGCTGGGCATCGAAGACGGTCTGGCGTACGCGAAGACCCTTCCCGAAATCACCGGCGTGGTGTACATCGACGCCGAAAACAACGTGCGCTCCTGGTCGCGGTAG
- a CDS encoding GIY-YIG nuclease family protein has translation MGDKTYSMYVVTCADGTLYAGYAVDVEQRVATHNAGKGAKYTRSRLPVELVAAAEFPTKHEALSAEYRFKRLTRSEKERLLDQASKRPFAEVLADAFGLS, from the coding sequence GTGGGGGATAAAACCTACTCGATGTATGTGGTGACCTGCGCCGACGGCACCCTGTATGCGGGGTACGCCGTCGATGTGGAGCAAAGGGTGGCCACGCACAACGCCGGCAAGGGGGCGAAGTATACCCGGTCGCGTCTGCCGGTGGAGCTGGTGGCCGCAGCGGAGTTCCCCACAAAGCACGAGGCCTTAAGCGCCGAGTACCGGTTCAAGCGCCTGACCCGTTCGGAAAAAGAACGCCTGCTGGACCAGGCGTCGAAGCGGCCCTTCGCGGAGGTGCTGGCGGACGCGTTCGGTTTGTCCTGA
- a CDS encoding histidine phosphatase family protein, whose translation MGPLTVYLVRHAPTAGNLERRYIGVTDEPLCPEGQKRVAETCLDIPPADVVYTSGMVRTVQTASVLFPQAEQVAVPDLHEMDFGTFEGRTADEMADDAAYREWVDGWCLGRCPQGEDRAGFVARVCKGFDALAEDAHRRGLSQVAAVVHGGTIMALLSSYAEPAKDYYDWHASWCHGYVCACERVGGAWRMVVEREL comes from the coding sequence ATGGGTCCGCTGACGGTGTATCTGGTGAGGCATGCGCCCACCGCGGGGAACCTGGAGCGTCGCTACATCGGCGTGACCGATGAGCCTTTGTGTCCGGAAGGGCAGAAGCGGGTTGCGGAAACGTGTCTTGACATCCCACCTGCGGACGTGGTGTACACCAGCGGCATGGTGCGCACGGTCCAGACGGCTTCGGTCCTTTTTCCGCAGGCAGAACAGGTAGCCGTACCTGATCTGCACGAAATGGACTTCGGAACCTTCGAGGGACGTACCGCCGACGAGATGGCGGATGATGCCGCGTATAGGGAATGGGTGGACGGATGGTGCCTCGGCCGCTGCCCGCAGGGCGAGGACCGGGCCGGGTTCGTCGCCCGGGTCTGCAAGGGTTTCGACGCGCTGGCCGAAGACGCCCATCGTCGCGGACTTTCCCAGGTGGCGGCGGTGGTCCATGGCGGAACCATCATGGCGCTTTTGAGCTCCTACGCCGAACCTGCCAAGGATTACTACGATTGGCACGCCTCCTGGTGCCACGGATACGTCTGCGCCTGCGAGCGCGTCGGCGGCGCGTGGCGCATGGTTGTGGAGCGTGAGCTGTAG